From the genome of Bactrocera oleae isolate idBacOlea1 chromosome 2, idBacOlea1, whole genome shotgun sequence, one region includes:
- the PpD3 gene encoding serine/threonine-protein phosphatase 5: MSAAQVEVQQNNEDKTLGGVSKAPTKDTDSTASSLNNALNENNNAVEKTTNMDTSTTPQEPTNNGVDEEKDLAENYKNQGNELLKKKEFTKAIEMYTKAIELCPCAIYYANRSLAHLREESFGYALQDGIAAVKADPTYLKGYYRRAAAQMSLGKFKQALADFEYVSKCRPNDKDAKLKYTECNKIVKMRAFERAIAVDTPEKTLAEMYKELEDIAIEDAYTGPALKDNKVTLEFMLELMEHYKNQKILHRKYAYKILCDVDEYMRTQPSLVDINVPDESKFTICGDIHGQFYDLMNIFKINGLPSPTNPYLFNGDFVDRGSFSVECIFTLFGFKLLYPNHFFMSRGNHESINMNHMYGFTGEVSAKYTSRMADMFTRVFNWLPLCHCINKKILVMHGGLFSKDNVVLDDLRCIDRNCQPPEEGLMCELLWSDPQAWPGRGPSKRGVGIQFGPDVTKTFCNRNNLDYVVRSHEVKDMGYEVTHDGQCITVFSAPNYCDTMGNMGAFITIKGNDLNPNFKSFESVPHPDVKPMAYANSLMSMLSM, encoded by the exons ATGTCGGCGGCGCAAGTTGAAGTGCAACAAAACAATGAGGATAAAACATTGGGTGGAGTGAGTAAAGCACCCACTAAAGACACCGACTCAACCGCCTCCTCCCTCAATAACGCGTTGAACGAGAATAATAATGCAGTGGAAAAGACCACTAATATGGATACGTCAACAACACCGCAAGAGCCAACTAACAATGGTGTCGATGAAGAAAAGGATTTAgccgaaaattacaaaaatcagGGAAATGAGCTGTTGAAGA AGAAGGAATTCACTAAAGCAATTGAAATGTACACGAAAGCTATAGAGTTATGTCCTTGTGCAATATACTATGCCAACCGTTCACTAGCTCATTTGCGAGAAGAGAGTTTTGGTTACGCGCTGCAAGACGGTATTGCAGCTGTCAAAGCGGATCCAACGTACTTGAAGGGCTATTATCGTCGTGCCGCAGCTCAAATGTCACTCGGTAAATTCAAGCAAGCGTTAGCCGATTTTGAATAT gtCTCAAAATGTCGACCCAATGACAAAGATGCTAAACTTAAGTATACGGAATGcaataaaatagttaaaatgcGTGCTTTCGAACGTGCCATCGCGGTTGATACACCCGAAAAAACGTTAGCCGAAATGTATAAAGAATTAGAAGACATAG CTATCGAAGATGCTTATACGGGGCCGGCCCTCAAAGATAACAAAGTAACATTGGAATTCATGTTGGAGCTAATGGAGcattacaaaaaccaaaaaattttgcaCCGTAAATACGCTTATAAA ATACTCTGCGATGTTGACGAATATATGCGGACGCAACCCTCGCTCGTTGACATTAATGTACCCGATGAATCGAAATTTACAATTTGTGGCGATATTCATGGTCAGTTCTATGATCTTATGAATATCTTCAAAATAAATGGCTTGCCATCGCCGACGAATCCATATCTATTCAATGGCGATTTCGTTGATAGAGGCTCTTTTTCTGTGGAGTGTATATTCACACTTTTcggttttaaacttttatatccGAATCACTTCTTTATGTCTCGTG gcaACCATGAGAGCATAAATATGAATCACATGTACGGCTTCACTGGTGAAGTATCGGCAAAATATACCTCCCGCATGGCTGATATGTTTACGCGTGTATTCAATTGGTTGCCGCTATGCCATTGCATTAACAAGAAGATTCTCGTTATGCATGGTGGTCTGTTTTCGAAAGACAATGTCGTTTTAGATGATCTACGCTGCATCGATCGCAACTGCCAGCCACCAGAAGAGGGACTCATGTGTGAACTATTATGGTCCGATCCGCAAGCATGGCCGGGACGTGGACCCTCGAAACGTGGTGTCGGCATACAATTCGGACCCGATGTTACAAAAACATTTTGTAACCGAAATAATCTGGATTATGTTGTACGCAGTCATGAAGTCAAAGATATGGGTTACGAAGTCACACATGATGGCCAATGTATTACAGTGTTTTCAGCACCTAATTACTG CGATACTATGGGCAATATGGGCgcttttataacaataaaaggCAATGATTTGAATCCGAATTTCAAATCATTCGAATCTGTG CCTCATCCTGATGTAAAGCCAATGGCATATGCAAACAGCTTAATGAGCATGCTCTCCATGTAG
- the LOC106619056 gene encoding mucin-2 isoform X1: MSCPPDSNTTPTYFENRRTQFNSMQEINEDSVRGCRPARQYGPRQGLNTGTPRFPPSPRQYEAHEFGLDEDEQFQHPRMFENLNFETNAGAFEAMRTANARPAYQQQPQFNICDLPSEQLDDFSSPNFSEAYDEGTCNVCPQQQKTPDICDISAPDFCDISDASPWPTQTPPRRMQSPRRQQQKTPDICDISAPDFCDISAISTGPPRRTQSPGRQQRRQSFPDSCLDDESAPIYNSTMRSPTPQIHYTPIGLMDTPDVCAPTPPAPTPTPPPHFSPIRLQPSPVQYPSECLEDISVPSFERTVCDMPSPSSPARVQMPQDLPSDMVCDISAPSFGSPPTPSMSFPSEALEQMTMPSFEDASCGSPLDRRFLLDSRLAEESPPSFASSRVSSPRRSVSRRDTPYPSTPISQEVCPSPCPVLQQEQQPYEPTPMRKRHSPPRRFNLAKLMSQRSAAAECSPMRTSCPSTVGTPTPPAPHFSYYSPTPVRGRSLPKDLPSECLTDVSQPSYYSSPSRTPGQMPPLPSNLPSECLGDISEPSYERTPPARTPSLPHDLPSELLCDMSQPMYDTPRSERLSSMTMPSFEDASCGSPLDRRFLLDSRIMDESQPSFAPSPRSLSPCRSFSPCVQPVTTCPSIPHAQSRSVTPQRLLYSPRYSPAPRSVRSRSPSPVCSPTPPAPHFSLRSPTPVRSPTRCPMPRDMPDEYLTDITEPEYFSSYYNASPPQRSFPSNMGSECISDISAPCFERTPPNRTPEMPKDLPSDMICDISSPKYQSPGSEHLSFESMPSFADTSCGSPLDRRFLLDPHLADESMPTMVSSRSPSLSPGNQSSSRVKDESSFDKTYCEILQRFNSLKSKIDAPPAGTSGHQTQPSLDSGRLPPAECVRETVIERTENENGQLESTTQHIVVTIDPCGSIQTHTKEIKTKYPNSSPNRLAPPSADSGILSQSPRPAEQVENLRDSIRRRLSFDLSDMPSDNLADVTPPCVDDLPSMSTENILQHLSSIPEEQLSRVSAPSYRTPPVPSVSYPSEMLDEMSIPSFQNASCGSPLDRRFLLDPRLADESPPLFASSYVSSPTPPYRSGHSTAQTPHLRSRDQTSFQAFTPQRPLNTMQPEFGTIRSPERFQPLSSPLREVHSPSMHTPPAPHFSLRSPTPIGPPPRRSFPTNLPHEQLADISEPAFFSSTPVTSPRRFSLPTNMPSERLDDISQPSYQRTPPPQTPRTPTNLPSEMLGNISAPSYQSPASEHISHVTMPSFEDVSYESPLDRRFLLDPRIADESMPTLLRTPSTQRSPITSTQRPGTSTPRPPAARRRLSYSQPDSTRGSPFRGSPKRSNSEGRGGQGLRGPATVEQTHTTIKQSGTYEQQHSVTPGQSGTQGRHRPTTLMDTSKEQLKITTSTVSISRVYHDGPTESATGGHQRRRSMSLPSENLGDISMPASPPSMGMSTTNHIQQRKMSPMSQMLNDISMPSGPPSMSMTRSGHSTPRRNRRRSVQDVNDISPISFASTMPSTDRSGSSTGGGRTGGKYTSTSSRGFSGLANYAPFCEQIRSRNNSNACDPCDACCPTVHDVNTCADFSNSDTCDPCAGFLDSNRSHNNNTC, from the exons ATGAG TTGCCCGCCTGATTCAAATACAACGCCAACATATTTCGAAAATCGAAG AACACAGTTTAATAGCATGCAGGAAATTAATGAGGATAGTGTGCGTGGTTGTCGACCGGCAAGACAATATGGTCCCAGACAAGGTTTGAACACAGGCACGCCTAGATTTCCGCCATCGCCACGTCAATATGAGGCACACGAATTTGGCTTAGACGAAGATGAACAATTTCAACATCCGCGTATGTTCGAAAATCTTAACT TTGAAACGAATGCTGGGGCTTTCGAAGCGATGCGTACGGCAAACGCTAGGCCAGCATATCAACAGCAGCCTCAATTCAATATATGTGATCTGCCTTCAGAACAATTGGATGATTTTTCGAGCCCTAACTTTAGCGAGGCCTATGACGAGGGCACTTGCAATGTTTGTCCGCAACAGCAAAAAACGCCTGATATTTGCGATATTTCCGCGCCGGACTTTTGCGATATATCAGATGCTTCACCGTGGCCGACTCAAACGCCGCCAAGGCGTATGCAGTCACCTAGAAGACAGCAACAAAAAACCCCTGATATTTGCGATATATCCGCGCCGGACTTTTGCGATATATCAGCCATTTCAACTGGCCCCCCGAGGCGTACACAATCGCCAGGGAGACAACAAAGAAGGCAATCATTTCCGGATAGTTGCTTGGATGACGAATCAGCTCCAATATATAATAGCACAATGCGCTCACCGACACCACAAATACATTATACACCTATTGGTTTGATGGATACACCCGATGTGTGTGCACCAACACCACCGGCTCCAACACCAACACCGCCTCCTCATTTCTCGCCAATCAGACTACAGCCGTCGCCTGTACAATATCCCAGCGAATGTTTGGAAGATATTTCAGTGCCTTCATTTGAACGCACTGTCTGCGATATGCCATCACCGTCTTCACCAGCAAGAGTACAAATGCCGCAGGATTTGCCTTCCGATATGGTTTGCGATATTAGCGCTCCGTCGTTCGGTTCACCGCCAACGCCATCCATGTCTTTTCCAAGTGAGGCATTAGAACAAATGACAATGCCTTCATTTGAAGACGCCTCATGTGGTTCACCATTAGATAGGCGCTTCCTCTTGGATTCCAGATTAGCTGAAGAAAGCCCGCCGTCATTCGCCTCCTCACGTGTTTCCTCGCCGAGACGATCTGTCTCTAGAAGAGACACACCTTATCCATCAACGCCAATATCACAAGAGGTCTGTCCTTCACCGTGTCCGGTACTCCAACAGGAGCAACAACCCTACGAACCCACTCCGATGCGCAAACGACATTCACCACCTCGTAGGTTCAATCTTGCGAAGTTAATGTCACAACGTTCAGCAGCTGCAGAATGCTCACCAATGAGAACTTCCTGTCCTTCTACAGTAGGCACACCTACACCACCAGCGCCACATTTTTCCTATTACTCTCCGACACCTGTCCGGGGGCGCTCCCTACCTAAGGACTTGCCTAGTGAATGTCTAACAGACGTCAGCCAGCCATCATACTACAGCAGTCCCTCTCGAACGCCTGGTCAAATGCCTCCTCTACCCAGTAATTTACCTAGCGAATGTCTTGGAGATATTAGTGAGCCATCATATGAAAGGACCCCACCTGCCCGAACACCGTCACTGCCACATGATCTGCCATCCGAACTTTTATGTGATATGTCACAACCGATGTACGACACGCCCCGCAGTGAACGTTTGTCCAGCATGACAATGCCTTCATTTGAAGATGCATCCTGTGGATCACCATTGGATCGACGATTTTTATTGGATTCAAGAATTATGGACGAAAGTCAACCATCTTTTGCACCTTCACCTCGCAGTTTATCACCGTGCAGATCATTTTCACCGTGTGTTCAACCGGTAACAACATGTCCGTCCATTCCACATGCACAATCCCGATCTGTAACGCCTCAACGATTACTTTATTCTCCGCGATATTCACCAGCACCGCGGTCTGTACGTTCAAGGAGTCCCTCGCCTGTATGTTCTCCTACACCACCTGCACCGCATTTCAGTTTGCGATCCCCTACACCGGTTAGATCACCAACCAGATGTCCAATGCCAAGAGATATGCCTGATGAATATTTGACAGATATAACTGAACCAGAATATTTTAGCAGTTATTACAACGCTTCTCCCCCTCAAAGATCATTCCCCAGTAATATGGGTAGTGAATGCATATCTGATATTAGTGCTCCATGTTTTGAGAGGACGCCACCTAATAGGACTCCAGAAATGCCAAAGGATCTACCTTCAGATATGATATGTGACATAAGCTCACCAAAGTATCAATCGCCTGGTAGCGAACATTTATCTTTTGAATCGATGCCCTCTTTTGCGGACACTTCGTGTGGATCCCCATTGGACCGAAGATTCCTTTTAGATCCCCATTTGGCTGATGAATCCATGCCAACGATGGTTTCTTCTAGATCACCATCCCTTTCACCTGGAAACCAGTCTTCATCACGTGTAAAGGATGAATCGAGCTTTGACAAAACATATTGCGAAATACTTCAGCGTTTCAAttcattaaaatctaaaattgATGCACCTCCGGCTGGCACGTCTGGACATCAAACACAACCTAGTTTGGACAGTGGCCGGCTGCCGCCAGCTGAATGTGTTCGAGAAACAGTTATAGAAAGAACAGAAAACGAGAATGGACAACTTGAAAGCACCACTCAACACATTGTTGTCACGATTGATCCATGCGGatccatacaaacacacactaaaGAGATTAAGACTAAATATCCAAATAGTTCACCTAACAGGTTAGCCCCTCCTTCCGCGGATTCTGGTATACTCAGCCAAAGCCCAAGGCCAGCAGAACAGGTTGAAAATTTGCGTGACTCAATTCGTAGACGTTTAAGCTTCGATCTATCCGACATGCCAAGTGACAACCTAGCCGACGTCACTCCACCTTGTGTCGATGACTTACCGTCTATGTCCACAGAAAATATTCTGCAGCATTTATCAAGTATTCCCGAGGAACAACTGTCAAGAGTTTCAGCACCATCGTATCGAACTCCCCCTGTTCCATCTGTTTCCTATCCAAGTGAAATGTTAGATGAAATGTCGATACCATCTTTCCAGAATGCGTCATGCGGTTCACCGCTGGATCGGCGATTCCTACTGGATCCCAGGCTAGCAGACGAGAGCCCACCATTATTTGCATCATCTTACGTCTCATCACCAACACCACCTTATCGTTCTGGACATTCAACAGCGCAAACGCCGCATTTACGTAGTCGAGACCAAACATCGTTTCAAGCATTCACTCCTCAACGTCCATTGAACACAATGCAACCAGAGTTTGGTACTATTAGGTCACCCGAACGGTTTCAACCGCTTTCATCACCTTTAAGAGAAGTACATTCGCCCTCAATGCACACCCCACCAGCGCCCCACTTTTCACTGCGTTCACCTACACCTATTGGTCCGCCACCGAGACGGAGTTTTCCAACAAATTTACCTCACGAGCAATTAGCTGACATAAGTGAGCCAGCTTTCTTCAGTAGTACACCGGTCACTTCACCACGAAGATTTTCGCTACCAACAAACATGCCAAGTGAACGGCTAGACGATATAAGCCAACCATCCTACCAGAGAACTCCACCTCCGCAAACACCGCGCACACCCACGAACTTACCCAGCGAAATGCTTGGAAATATATCTGCACCTTCTTACCAATCACCAGCAAGTGAACATATTTCACATGTCACTATGCCCAGTTTTGAGGATGTCTCATATGAATCACCACTAGATAGACGATTCCTCTTAGACCCCAGAATTGCGGATGAGTCTATGCCAACATTGCTGAGAACGCCATCCACACAACGATCACCCATTACCAGTACACAAAGACCAGGTACAAGTACACCAAGACCTCCCGCAGCTAGACGTCGCCTTTCGTATAGTCAGCCGGACTCAACCAGAGGTAGTCCTTTCAGAGGCAGTCCCAAAAGGAGTAACTCTGAGGGTAGGGGTGGTCAGGGTCTTCGCGGGCCAGCAACCGTAGAGCAAACACACACAACAATTAAACAAAGTGGCACCTACGAACAACAACACAGTGTCACGCCTGGGCAGTCTGGAACGCAAGGGCGCCACCGCCCAACGACATTAATGGATACCTCGAAAGAGCAACTGAAAATAACGACGTCGACTGTTTCTATTTCACGAGTTTACCACGACGGACCAACTGAAAGTGCAACAGGTGGTCACCAACGCAGGAGAAGTATGTCACTGCCTAGTGAAAACCTTGGCGATATTTCAATGCCTGCTAGTCCACCGTCAATGGGAATGTCGACAACAAATCATATACAACAACGAAAAATGTCACCAATGAGCCAAATGCTCAATGACATTTCGATGCCGTCAGGTCCGCCATCAATGTCTATGACACGAAGTGGGCATTCAACGCCACGTCGAAATCGACGAAGATCTGTTCAAGATGTCAATGATATATCGCCCATTTCTTTTGCATCTACAATGCCCTCCACAGATAGATCTGGATCGAGTACGGGTGGTGGAAGAACAGGTGGCAAATATACGTCAACGTCATCAAGAGGTTTCTCTGGCTTAGCAAATTACGCGCCTTTCTGTGAACAGATTCGTTCGCGTAATAATTCCAATGCGTGTGATCCCTGTGACGCTTGCTGCCCCACTGTTCATGATGTAAATACTTGTGCTGATTTTTCCAATTCAGATACATGTGATCCATGTGCTGGTTTTCTAGATTCTAACAGATCTCACAATAATAATACTTGTTAA
- the LOC106619056 gene encoding proline-rich protein 36 isoform X2, translated as MQEINEDSVRGCRPARQYGPRQGLNTGTPRFPPSPRQYEAHEFGLDEDEQFQHPRMFENLNFETNAGAFEAMRTANARPAYQQQPQFNICDLPSEQLDDFSSPNFSEAYDEGTCNVCPQQQKTPDICDISAPDFCDISDASPWPTQTPPRRMQSPRRQQQKTPDICDISAPDFCDISAISTGPPRRTQSPGRQQRRQSFPDSCLDDESAPIYNSTMRSPTPQIHYTPIGLMDTPDVCAPTPPAPTPTPPPHFSPIRLQPSPVQYPSECLEDISVPSFERTVCDMPSPSSPARVQMPQDLPSDMVCDISAPSFGSPPTPSMSFPSEALEQMTMPSFEDASCGSPLDRRFLLDSRLAEESPPSFASSRVSSPRRSVSRRDTPYPSTPISQEVCPSPCPVLQQEQQPYEPTPMRKRHSPPRRFNLAKLMSQRSAAAECSPMRTSCPSTVGTPTPPAPHFSYYSPTPVRGRSLPKDLPSECLTDVSQPSYYSSPSRTPGQMPPLPSNLPSECLGDISEPSYERTPPARTPSLPHDLPSELLCDMSQPMYDTPRSERLSSMTMPSFEDASCGSPLDRRFLLDSRIMDESQPSFAPSPRSLSPCRSFSPCVQPVTTCPSIPHAQSRSVTPQRLLYSPRYSPAPRSVRSRSPSPVCSPTPPAPHFSLRSPTPVRSPTRCPMPRDMPDEYLTDITEPEYFSSYYNASPPQRSFPSNMGSECISDISAPCFERTPPNRTPEMPKDLPSDMICDISSPKYQSPGSEHLSFESMPSFADTSCGSPLDRRFLLDPHLADESMPTMVSSRSPSLSPGNQSSSRVKDESSFDKTYCEILQRFNSLKSKIDAPPAGTSGHQTQPSLDSGRLPPAECVRETVIERTENENGQLESTTQHIVVTIDPCGSIQTHTKEIKTKYPNSSPNRLAPPSADSGILSQSPRPAEQVENLRDSIRRRLSFDLSDMPSDNLADVTPPCVDDLPSMSTENILQHLSSIPEEQLSRVSAPSYRTPPVPSVSYPSEMLDEMSIPSFQNASCGSPLDRRFLLDPRLADESPPLFASSYVSSPTPPYRSGHSTAQTPHLRSRDQTSFQAFTPQRPLNTMQPEFGTIRSPERFQPLSSPLREVHSPSMHTPPAPHFSLRSPTPIGPPPRRSFPTNLPHEQLADISEPAFFSSTPVTSPRRFSLPTNMPSERLDDISQPSYQRTPPPQTPRTPTNLPSEMLGNISAPSYQSPASEHISHVTMPSFEDVSYESPLDRRFLLDPRIADESMPTLLRTPSTQRSPITSTQRPGTSTPRPPAARRRLSYSQPDSTRGSPFRGSPKRSNSEGRGGQGLRGPATVEQTHTTIKQSGTYEQQHSVTPGQSGTQGRHRPTTLMDTSKEQLKITTSTVSISRVYHDGPTESATGGHQRRRSMSLPSENLGDISMPASPPSMGMSTTNHIQQRKMSPMSQMLNDISMPSGPPSMSMTRSGHSTPRRNRRRSVQDVNDISPISFASTMPSTDRSGSSTGGGRTGGKYTSTSSRGFSGLANYAPFCEQIRSRNNSNACDPCDACCPTVHDVNTCADFSNSDTCDPCAGFLDSNRSHNNNTC; from the exons ATGCAGGAAATTAATGAGGATAGTGTGCGTGGTTGTCGACCGGCAAGACAATATGGTCCCAGACAAGGTTTGAACACAGGCACGCCTAGATTTCCGCCATCGCCACGTCAATATGAGGCACACGAATTTGGCTTAGACGAAGATGAACAATTTCAACATCCGCGTATGTTCGAAAATCTTAACT TTGAAACGAATGCTGGGGCTTTCGAAGCGATGCGTACGGCAAACGCTAGGCCAGCATATCAACAGCAGCCTCAATTCAATATATGTGATCTGCCTTCAGAACAATTGGATGATTTTTCGAGCCCTAACTTTAGCGAGGCCTATGACGAGGGCACTTGCAATGTTTGTCCGCAACAGCAAAAAACGCCTGATATTTGCGATATTTCCGCGCCGGACTTTTGCGATATATCAGATGCTTCACCGTGGCCGACTCAAACGCCGCCAAGGCGTATGCAGTCACCTAGAAGACAGCAACAAAAAACCCCTGATATTTGCGATATATCCGCGCCGGACTTTTGCGATATATCAGCCATTTCAACTGGCCCCCCGAGGCGTACACAATCGCCAGGGAGACAACAAAGAAGGCAATCATTTCCGGATAGTTGCTTGGATGACGAATCAGCTCCAATATATAATAGCACAATGCGCTCACCGACACCACAAATACATTATACACCTATTGGTTTGATGGATACACCCGATGTGTGTGCACCAACACCACCGGCTCCAACACCAACACCGCCTCCTCATTTCTCGCCAATCAGACTACAGCCGTCGCCTGTACAATATCCCAGCGAATGTTTGGAAGATATTTCAGTGCCTTCATTTGAACGCACTGTCTGCGATATGCCATCACCGTCTTCACCAGCAAGAGTACAAATGCCGCAGGATTTGCCTTCCGATATGGTTTGCGATATTAGCGCTCCGTCGTTCGGTTCACCGCCAACGCCATCCATGTCTTTTCCAAGTGAGGCATTAGAACAAATGACAATGCCTTCATTTGAAGACGCCTCATGTGGTTCACCATTAGATAGGCGCTTCCTCTTGGATTCCAGATTAGCTGAAGAAAGCCCGCCGTCATTCGCCTCCTCACGTGTTTCCTCGCCGAGACGATCTGTCTCTAGAAGAGACACACCTTATCCATCAACGCCAATATCACAAGAGGTCTGTCCTTCACCGTGTCCGGTACTCCAACAGGAGCAACAACCCTACGAACCCACTCCGATGCGCAAACGACATTCACCACCTCGTAGGTTCAATCTTGCGAAGTTAATGTCACAACGTTCAGCAGCTGCAGAATGCTCACCAATGAGAACTTCCTGTCCTTCTACAGTAGGCACACCTACACCACCAGCGCCACATTTTTCCTATTACTCTCCGACACCTGTCCGGGGGCGCTCCCTACCTAAGGACTTGCCTAGTGAATGTCTAACAGACGTCAGCCAGCCATCATACTACAGCAGTCCCTCTCGAACGCCTGGTCAAATGCCTCCTCTACCCAGTAATTTACCTAGCGAATGTCTTGGAGATATTAGTGAGCCATCATATGAAAGGACCCCACCTGCCCGAACACCGTCACTGCCACATGATCTGCCATCCGAACTTTTATGTGATATGTCACAACCGATGTACGACACGCCCCGCAGTGAACGTTTGTCCAGCATGACAATGCCTTCATTTGAAGATGCATCCTGTGGATCACCATTGGATCGACGATTTTTATTGGATTCAAGAATTATGGACGAAAGTCAACCATCTTTTGCACCTTCACCTCGCAGTTTATCACCGTGCAGATCATTTTCACCGTGTGTTCAACCGGTAACAACATGTCCGTCCATTCCACATGCACAATCCCGATCTGTAACGCCTCAACGATTACTTTATTCTCCGCGATATTCACCAGCACCGCGGTCTGTACGTTCAAGGAGTCCCTCGCCTGTATGTTCTCCTACACCACCTGCACCGCATTTCAGTTTGCGATCCCCTACACCGGTTAGATCACCAACCAGATGTCCAATGCCAAGAGATATGCCTGATGAATATTTGACAGATATAACTGAACCAGAATATTTTAGCAGTTATTACAACGCTTCTCCCCCTCAAAGATCATTCCCCAGTAATATGGGTAGTGAATGCATATCTGATATTAGTGCTCCATGTTTTGAGAGGACGCCACCTAATAGGACTCCAGAAATGCCAAAGGATCTACCTTCAGATATGATATGTGACATAAGCTCACCAAAGTATCAATCGCCTGGTAGCGAACATTTATCTTTTGAATCGATGCCCTCTTTTGCGGACACTTCGTGTGGATCCCCATTGGACCGAAGATTCCTTTTAGATCCCCATTTGGCTGATGAATCCATGCCAACGATGGTTTCTTCTAGATCACCATCCCTTTCACCTGGAAACCAGTCTTCATCACGTGTAAAGGATGAATCGAGCTTTGACAAAACATATTGCGAAATACTTCAGCGTTTCAAttcattaaaatctaaaattgATGCACCTCCGGCTGGCACGTCTGGACATCAAACACAACCTAGTTTGGACAGTGGCCGGCTGCCGCCAGCTGAATGTGTTCGAGAAACAGTTATAGAAAGAACAGAAAACGAGAATGGACAACTTGAAAGCACCACTCAACACATTGTTGTCACGATTGATCCATGCGGatccatacaaacacacactaaaGAGATTAAGACTAAATATCCAAATAGTTCACCTAACAGGTTAGCCCCTCCTTCCGCGGATTCTGGTATACTCAGCCAAAGCCCAAGGCCAGCAGAACAGGTTGAAAATTTGCGTGACTCAATTCGTAGACGTTTAAGCTTCGATCTATCCGACATGCCAAGTGACAACCTAGCCGACGTCACTCCACCTTGTGTCGATGACTTACCGTCTATGTCCACAGAAAATATTCTGCAGCATTTATCAAGTATTCCCGAGGAACAACTGTCAAGAGTTTCAGCACCATCGTATCGAACTCCCCCTGTTCCATCTGTTTCCTATCCAAGTGAAATGTTAGATGAAATGTCGATACCATCTTTCCAGAATGCGTCATGCGGTTCACCGCTGGATCGGCGATTCCTACTGGATCCCAGGCTAGCAGACGAGAGCCCACCATTATTTGCATCATCTTACGTCTCATCACCAACACCACCTTATCGTTCTGGACATTCAACAGCGCAAACGCCGCATTTACGTAGTCGAGACCAAACATCGTTTCAAGCATTCACTCCTCAACGTCCATTGAACACAATGCAACCAGAGTTTGGTACTATTAGGTCACCCGAACGGTTTCAACCGCTTTCATCACCTTTAAGAGAAGTACATTCGCCCTCAATGCACACCCCACCAGCGCCCCACTTTTCACTGCGTTCACCTACACCTATTGGTCCGCCACCGAGACGGAGTTTTCCAACAAATTTACCTCACGAGCAATTAGCTGACATAAGTGAGCCAGCTTTCTTCAGTAGTACACCGGTCACTTCACCACGAAGATTTTCGCTACCAACAAACATGCCAAGTGAACGGCTAGACGATATAAGCCAACCATCCTACCAGAGAACTCCACCTCCGCAAACACCGCGCACACCCACGAACTTACCCAGCGAAATGCTTGGAAATATATCTGCACCTTCTTACCAATCACCAGCAAGTGAACATATTTCACATGTCACTATGCCCAGTTTTGAGGATGTCTCATATGAATCACCACTAGATAGACGATTCCTCTTAGACCCCAGAATTGCGGATGAGTCTATGCCAACATTGCTGAGAACGCCATCCACACAACGATCACCCATTACCAGTACACAAAGACCAGGTACAAGTACACCAAGACCTCCCGCAGCTAGACGTCGCCTTTCGTATAGTCAGCCGGACTCAACCAGAGGTAGTCCTTTCAGAGGCAGTCCCAAAAGGAGTAACTCTGAGGGTAGGGGTGGTCAGGGTCTTCGCGGGCCAGCAACCGTAGAGCAAACACACACAACAATTAAACAAAGTGGCACCTACGAACAACAACACAGTGTCACGCCTGGGCAGTCTGGAACGCAAGGGCGCCACCGCCCAACGACATTAATGGATACCTCGAAAGAGCAACTGAAAATAACGACGTCGACTGTTTCTATTTCACGAGTTTACCACGACGGACCAACTGAAAGTGCAACAGGTGGTCACCAACGCAGGAGAAGTATGTCACTGCCTAGTGAAAACCTTGGCGATATTTCAATGCCTGCTAGTCCACCGTCAATGGGAATGTCGACAACAAATCATATACAACAACGAAAAATGTCACCAATGAGCCAAATGCTCAATGACATTTCGATGCCGTCAGGTCCGCCATCAATGTCTATGACACGAAGTGGGCATTCAACGCCACGTCGAAATCGACGAAGATCTGTTCAAGATGTCAATGATATATCGCCCATTTCTTTTGCATCTACAATGCCCTCCACAGATAGATCTGGATCGAGTACGGGTGGTGGAAGAACAGGTGGCAAATATACGTCAACGTCATCAAGAGGTTTCTCTGGCTTAGCAAATTACGCGCCTTTCTGTGAACAGATTCGTTCGCGTAATAATTCCAATGCGTGTGATCCCTGTGACGCTTGCTGCCCCACTGTTCATGATGTAAATACTTGTGCTGATTTTTCCAATTCAGATACATGTGATCCATGTGCTGGTTTTCTAGATTCTAACAGATCTCACAATAATAATACTTGTTAA